A window from Triticum aestivum cultivar Chinese Spring chromosome 6D, IWGSC CS RefSeq v2.1, whole genome shotgun sequence encodes these proteins:
- the LOC123141811 gene encoding probable galacturonosyltransferase 9: MAGGRSRAPRRAAFAALVTLLFLACVFFFLSATTITSAVPNSPASRLAAVRRHAEDHAAVLAAYAAHARRLSSDSASQTESFLSTSSRLSALSSRLSVSTVALLEKEARGHVKRARALAAGAKEAFDTQSKILKLSDTVFAVGQQLLRARRDGQLNSRIAAVSTPKSLHCLAMRLMESLLANASAAPDVDPAVPPPELTDPSLYHYAIFSDNILAVSVVVASAARAASEPSRHVFHVVTAPMYLPSFRVWFARRPPPLGSHVQLLAASDFPFLNASYSPVLRQIEAGNRDVALRELDYLRFYLPEMFPALERVVLLEDDVVVQRDLAELWRVDLGGRVNGALDTCFGGFRRYGKYLNFSEPAVRERFSPSACAWSYGVNVFDLQAWRRDQCTEHFHQLMDMNENGTLWDAASVLPAGLMTFYGNTRPLDRSWHVMGLGYNPHVRPEDIRGAAVIHFNGNLKPWLDVAFNQYKHLWTKYVDTEMEFLTLCNFGL; this comes from the exons ATGGCTGGCGGCCGATCGCGCGCGCCGCGCCGCGCGGCGTTCGCGGCGCTGGTCACGCTCCTCTTTCTCGCctgcgtcttcttcttcttgtccgcGACCACCATCACCTCGGCGGTCCCCAACTCCCCAGCCTCGCGCCTGGCCGCCGTACGCCGGCACGCGGAGGACCACGCGGCCGTGCTCGCGGCGTACGCGGCCCACGCGCGCCGCCTCAGCTCCGACTCCGCGTCCCAGACGGAGTCCTTCCTGTCCACCTCCTCGCGCCTCTCCGCGCTCTCCTCCCGCCTCTCCGTCTCCACCGTGGCGCTGCTGGAGAAGGAGGCCCGCGGGCACGTCAAGCGCGCGCGCGCCCTCGCCGCGGGCGCCAAGGAGGCGTTCGACACGCAGTCCAAGATCCTGAAGCTCTCCGACACCGTCTTCGCCGTCGGGCAGCAGCTCCTCCGCGCCCGCCGCGACGGCCAGCTCAACTCGCGCATCGCCGCGGTCTCCACGCCCAAGTCACTCCACTGCCTCGCCATGCGGCTCATGGAGTCCCTCCTCGCCAACGCGTCCGCCGCCCCCGACGTCGACCCCGCCGTCCCGCCACCGGAGCTCACCGACCCGTCGCTCTACCACTACGCCATCTTCTCCGACAACATCCTCGCGGTCTCCGTCgtggtggcctccgccgcgcgcgccgcgtCCGAGCCCTCGCGCCACGTCTTCCACGTGGTCACCGCGCCCATGTACCTCCCGTCCTTCCGCGTCTGGTTCGCGCGCAGGCCGCCGCCGCTGGGCTCGCACGTGCAGCTCCTCGCCGCCTCCGACTTCCCCTTCCTCAACGCCTCCTACTCGCCCGTGCTGAGGCAGATCGAGGCCGGGAACAGGGACGTGGCGCTGCGCGAGCTCGACTATCTGCGGTTCTACCTCCCCGAGATGTTCCCGGCGCTGGAGAGGGTGGTCCTCCTGGAGGACGACGTGGTGGTGCAGAGGGACCTGGCCGAGCTGTGGCGCGTCGACCTGGGCGGCCGGGTGAACGGCGCGCTGGACACCTGCTTCGGCGGGTTCCGGCGGTACGGCAAGTACCTCAACTTCTCGGAGCCCGCCGTGCGGGAGCGGTTCAGCCCCAGCGCCTGCGCCTGGTCCTACGGCGTCAACGTGTTCGACCTCCAGGCGTGGCGCCGCGACCAGTGCACCGAGCACTTCCACCAGCTGATGGACATG AACGAGAACGGGACGTTGTGGGACGCGGCCTCCGTGCTGCCGGCGGGGCTGATGACGTTCTACGGCAACACGAGGCCGCTGGACAGGTCGTGGCACGTCATGGGCCTCGGCTACAACCCGCACGTCAGGCCCGAGGACATCCGGGGAGCCGCGGTGATACACTTCAACGGGAACTTGAAGCCATGGCTCGACGTCGCCTTCAACCAGTACAAGCATCTCTGGACAAAGTACGTCGACACCGAGATGGAGTTCCTCACGCTTTGCAACTTCGGGCTCTGA